In a single window of the Carnobacterium gallinarum DSM 4847 genome:
- the typA gene encoding translational GTPase TypA, whose protein sequence is MKRRTDIRNVAIIAHVDHGKTTLVDELLKQSETLDSHNELAERAMDSNDIEKERGITILAKNTAVDYKGTRINIMDTPGHADFGGEVERIMKMVDGVVLVVDAYEGTMPQTRFVLKKALEQKLVPIVVVNKIDRDAARPAEVVDEVLELFIELGADDDQLEFPVIYASAMNGTSSMSDDKTDQEATMDNVFDTIVKTIPAPIDNSDEPLQFQVSLLDYNDYVGRIGIGRVFRGTIKVGDNVTLTKLDGSTKNFRVTKLFGFFGLQRLEIQEAKAGDLIAVSGMEDIFVGETVTPTDHLEPLPILHIDEPTLQMTFLVNNSPFAGREGKWVTSRKIEERLMSQLHTDVSLRVESTGSPDAWIVSGRGELHLSILIENMRREGYELQVSRPSVILKQFDGKVCEPFELVQIDTPEEYMGSIIESLSQRKGEMQDMVNNGNGQVRLTFLAPARGLIGYSTEFLSMTRGYGIMNHTFDQYLPMVTGKIGGRRNGALVSTETGKTTTYGIMGIEDRGTIFIEPGVEIYEGMIVGENTRENDITVNITKAKQMTNVRSANKDQTNVIKRPRSLSLEESLEFLGDDEYCEITPENIRLRKQVLNKNEREKSAKKKRLASE, encoded by the coding sequence ATGAAAAGAAGAACTGACATTAGAAACGTTGCAATTATTGCCCACGTCGATCACGGTAAAACGACTTTAGTGGATGAATTGTTAAAACAATCTGAAACATTAGATTCACACAATGAACTAGCAGAACGCGCAATGGATTCTAACGATATTGAAAAAGAACGTGGAATTACCATTTTAGCGAAAAACACTGCTGTAGATTATAAAGGTACTCGTATTAATATCATGGATACCCCTGGTCACGCGGATTTCGGTGGCGAAGTAGAACGTATCATGAAAATGGTTGATGGGGTAGTTTTAGTTGTTGATGCATACGAAGGTACAATGCCGCAAACGCGTTTTGTATTGAAAAAAGCATTAGAACAAAAATTAGTTCCTATCGTAGTAGTAAACAAAATTGACCGTGATGCAGCTCGTCCGGCTGAAGTTGTTGATGAAGTTTTAGAATTATTTATTGAATTAGGTGCAGATGACGATCAATTAGAATTCCCAGTAATTTACGCTTCAGCAATGAACGGAACTTCTAGTATGTCTGATGATAAAACAGATCAAGAAGCAACAATGGATAATGTTTTTGACACAATTGTTAAAACAATTCCAGCGCCAATTGATAATAGCGACGAACCATTACAATTCCAAGTATCATTATTAGATTATAATGACTATGTTGGACGTATCGGTATCGGACGTGTTTTCCGTGGAACAATTAAAGTTGGGGACAATGTTACCTTAACTAAATTAGACGGATCAACTAAAAACTTCCGTGTGACTAAATTATTTGGTTTCTTCGGTTTACAACGTTTAGAAATCCAAGAAGCAAAAGCAGGCGATTTAATTGCTGTATCTGGTATGGAAGATATCTTCGTTGGGGAAACAGTTACACCAACAGATCACTTAGAACCATTACCAATTCTGCATATTGATGAACCAACTCTACAAATGACTTTCTTAGTAAATAATTCACCATTCGCAGGTCGCGAAGGTAAATGGGTAACATCTCGTAAAATTGAAGAACGTTTAATGTCTCAATTACACACAGATGTTTCATTACGTGTTGAAAGTACTGGTTCTCCAGATGCTTGGATCGTTTCAGGTCGTGGAGAATTGCATTTGTCAATCTTAATTGAAAATATGCGTCGTGAAGGTTATGAATTACAAGTATCACGTCCATCTGTTATCTTGAAACAATTTGATGGAAAAGTTTGTGAGCCGTTTGAATTAGTTCAAATTGATACTCCAGAAGAATACATGGGATCAATCATTGAATCATTAAGCCAACGTAAAGGTGAAATGCAAGATATGGTCAACAACGGTAACGGACAAGTTCGTTTAACTTTCTTAGCTCCAGCTCGTGGACTAATTGGTTACTCAACTGAATTCTTATCAATGACTCGTGGATATGGAATTATGAACCATACATTTGACCAATACCTACCAATGGTAACTGGAAAAATCGGTGGACGTCGTAATGGTGCATTAGTTTCAACTGAAACTGGTAAAACCACAACTTACGGAATCATGGGTATCGAAGACCGTGGAACAATCTTTATTGAACCAGGTGTTGAAATTTATGAAGGAATGATCGTTGGAGAAAATACTCGTGAAAATGATATTACTGTAAATATCACAAAAGCGAAACAAATGACTAACGTTCGTTCAGCAAACAAAGACCAAACAAATGTAATCAAACGTCCGCGTTCATTATCTCTTGAAGAATCATTAGAATTCTTAGGTGACGATGAGTACTGTGAGATTACTCCAGAAAATATTCGTTTACGTAAACAAGTTTTAAACAAAAATGAACGTGAAAAATCAGCTAAGAAAAAACGTTTAGCATCTGAATAA
- a CDS encoding YlaN family protein: MKEFVQKQEAFDFLMADADKIYNLINSQKQHLCLAQCPAFEEVVDTQMYGFSKEVEYAVKIGVLEISDGHRILSDLEKNLNDVYTEMYDEKKEQV, translated from the coding sequence ATGAAGGAATTTGTTCAAAAACAAGAAGCCTTTGATTTCTTAATGGCTGATGCAGACAAAATTTATAATTTAATTAATAGTCAAAAGCAACACCTTTGTTTGGCACAATGTCCAGCATTTGAAGAAGTTGTTGATACTCAGATGTATGGTTTTTCTAAAGAAGTTGAGTACGCGGTTAAAATTGGTGTGCTAGAAATTTCAGATGGTCACCGTATTTTAAGCGATTTAGAAAAGAACTTAAATGACGTCTATACAGAAATGTACGATGAAAAGAAAGAACAAGTTTAA
- a CDS encoding FtsW/RodA/SpoVE family cell cycle protein gives MKKLKYIDYYIFIPYIILSVIGILMVYSASSFVAVELQGKSATRYLILQSAFVFVGFFITMFVLMFKYKMLKNKQLMMAAVVVIIVMLIYLFLFGEKVNGAAGWLQVGSFGIQPAEFAKIVIIWYFAFIFSKKQKGIVHEFRQTITPPSIIFLVFLLLIVIQPDVGGAGILLVIGVVMIFASGISATLGIGLGVTGVGLILGVVELVKIYGTKIPFLEQYQYNRFLAFWNPFALSNNEGNQLVNSYFALRRGGIFGVGIGKSVQKTGYLPEPYTDFIMSILGEETGLIGILVVVSLFFFLILRIYLIGIRAKDAFGSLLCIGIATMLLVQGFINLGGVLGLLPISGVTFPFISYGGSSTLILTISIGLVLNVSATERIRAEEQLLESRKLENN, from the coding sequence ATGAAAAAATTAAAATATATTGATTATTATATCTTTATCCCTTACATTATTTTGTCAGTTATTGGTATTTTGATGGTATACAGTGCAAGCAGTTTTGTTGCAGTAGAACTTCAAGGGAAATCAGCGACTAGATATTTAATTTTGCAAAGTGCTTTTGTGTTTGTCGGCTTTTTTATTACAATGTTTGTGTTGATGTTTAAATACAAGATGCTGAAAAATAAACAATTGATGATGGCAGCGGTTGTTGTGATTATCGTCATGCTAATCTATCTATTTCTTTTTGGTGAAAAAGTTAATGGTGCAGCAGGTTGGTTGCAAGTGGGTTCTTTCGGTATTCAGCCAGCAGAGTTTGCTAAAATTGTAATTATTTGGTATTTTGCTTTTATTTTTTCAAAAAAACAAAAAGGAATTGTCCATGAATTTCGTCAAACGATTACGCCTCCATCGATTATCTTTTTAGTCTTTTTACTTTTAATCGTGATTCAACCAGATGTTGGTGGTGCAGGAATTCTTTTAGTGATTGGTGTTGTAATGATTTTTGCTAGTGGAATCTCTGCTACTTTAGGAATTGGCTTAGGAGTTACTGGAGTTGGTTTGATTTTAGGGGTTGTAGAGTTAGTAAAAATTTATGGAACAAAGATTCCATTTTTAGAACAGTACCAATATAACCGTTTTTTGGCTTTTTGGAATCCATTTGCGTTATCTAACAACGAAGGGAATCAATTAGTAAACTCCTATTTTGCTTTAAGACGTGGTGGGATTTTTGGAGTTGGAATCGGTAAAAGTGTGCAAAAAACTGGGTATTTACCTGAACCGTATACAGATTTTATTATGTCTATTTTAGGTGAAGAAACGGGATTGATTGGGATATTAGTTGTTGTTTCGTTATTCTTCTTTTTAATTTTACGTATTTATTTGATTGGTATTCGTGCAAAAGATGCATTTGGTTCGTTGTTATGTATTGGAATTGCAACGATGCTCCTTGTTCAAGGATTTATTAATTTAGGCGGAGTCCTTGGGCTTTTACCTATTTCCGGGGTAACATTCCCTTTTATTAGTTATGGTGGTTCTAGTACGCTTATATTGACGATTTCGATAGGTTTAGTCTTGAACGTTAGTGCAACTGAGAGGATACGAGCAGAGGAACAACTGCTTGAAAGTAGAAAATTAGAAAACAATTAG